GTCAAGTATCCGCTTCCCGCGCATCGGTTAACTCTCCCCGGTCTTTACGGACTGGAACGGAGCCTTAAGCCCCATCATGACGGGCACCGTGACCTCGGTAAAGTAGTCGCGGCCCCCCTCCCTGTGCCCCACGGAGAGCGTGACCTCCCTCGGAAGGGAGTTCTTCTCGTCATCGAAACCCTCCTCAAATGGCCCCTCCCCTTCCTCTCCTTCTTTCCACGAATAGCGCCACTCCACGCCGGTGACACCGGCGATAAGCGTTATCTCCCGCTCCTCGGCCCGCTCCTCCTCGGTAAAGCTGTAGACGTCGAACTCCTTAAAGTCCTCTATCATATAAACGGGCCGCTGGTAGGCGACCAGAGATAACTCGCCCGAGTCTATATCTTCCTTGAGGGCGTATACGACGAAGAAGAGCCCCCCCCCTCCCCCCCCCTGACCGCGTCCCACGGGCCGGGTCGTTACGAACCGCAGCTCTTCGCCCTCCACCTTGAAGAGAAGCGAGTCCTTGCCCTCGCTGTCCTTTACCGACAAGGGGTAGGCCGAAGAGATCTGCCTGAAGACGGTATCCAGCGCTATCCGCACCCTGTGGTGGTGCGACGCCTTCGCCTCCCCCTTCTCCCATGCCCTGTGGCCGAGGCGCAGCCCCTGAACTGCCAGCAGCGCCACCAGGCTCAGTATGAGCATGGCGACGATAAGCTCCAGCAGGGTAAAGCCCCCGCCGGCGATTGGTAACGCGCGCGCGCCCCCCGGCCGTCCCTCTTTTTTAAAGCCCCGGGTGCCCATCCTCATCACCCTTCGATAAGCTCGTCTTCGCCCACGAGGACCTCGCTCCTTATGACGGCGGCCC
The sequence above is drawn from the Thermodesulfobacteriota bacterium genome and encodes:
- a CDS encoding type II secretion system protein, whose protein sequence is MRMGTRGFKKEGRPGGARALPIAGGGFTLLELIVAMLILSLVALLAVQGLRLGHRAWEKGEAKASHHHRVRIALDTVFRQISSAYPLSVKDSEGKDSLLFKVEGEELRFVTTRPVGRGQGGGGGGLFFVVYALKEDIDSGELSLVAYQRPVYMIEDFKEFDVYSFTEEERAEEREITLIAGVTGVEWRYSWKEGEEGEGPFEEGFDDEKNSLPREVTLSVGHREGGRDYFTEVTVPVMMGLKAPFQSVKTGES